Proteins encoded within one genomic window of Kibdelosporangium phytohabitans:
- a CDS encoding YifB family Mg chelatase-like AAA ATPase: MPLAQAWSVALFGMDGRMVEIEADIGGGTPKMVIVGLPDAALNEAKDRVHAAIRNSGEEWPRRQITIGLSPAAVRKAGSGYDLALACVVLAAAGAVPEEPVRTTVMIGELALDGRIRDVRGILPCLLAARRAGVKRAIVPISALPEAALVTGMDIFGASELRTVLAWLRGDEDALTIPGPYGSPSREDQPDLADVVGQPEARWALEVAAAGGHHLLLVGPPGTGKTMLARRLPALLPPLTHEQSLEVTAVHSVAGLLKPDTPLIKSPPFFAPHHTTSVAALVGGGVGIAKPGGISSAHRGVVFLDEACEFAADRLESLRTAMEEGEIRLARRDGVVRYPARFQLVLATNPCPCAPPRETECECPPNTKRRYFAKLSGPFLDRVDIRVRMRPLTAMSTKDGEDPEPTDEVRKRVWQARDRARQRWSGHGWTTNAEVPGPSLWREFALPRQATALLNNGLKTGTLSGRGADRCLRVAWTLADLAGADQPDAGHVATALDFRDRRAA; this comes from the coding sequence ATGCCTCTGGCCCAGGCGTGGTCGGTAGCCCTGTTCGGAATGGACGGCCGAATGGTGGAGATCGAAGCCGACATAGGCGGCGGCACCCCGAAGATGGTGATCGTCGGGCTGCCGGACGCGGCGCTGAACGAAGCGAAGGACAGGGTCCACGCGGCGATCAGGAACAGCGGCGAGGAGTGGCCGCGACGGCAGATCACCATCGGACTCTCACCCGCGGCTGTCCGCAAGGCCGGCTCGGGCTACGACCTGGCTCTTGCCTGCGTCGTCCTCGCCGCCGCCGGCGCGGTCCCCGAAGAACCGGTCCGCACGACCGTGATGATCGGTGAGCTCGCGCTGGACGGTCGTATCCGGGACGTGCGTGGCATCCTGCCCTGTCTGCTCGCGGCCAGACGTGCCGGTGTGAAGCGGGCCATCGTCCCGATCAGCGCGTTGCCGGAGGCGGCGCTGGTGACGGGAATGGACATATTCGGCGCATCCGAGCTGCGGACCGTTCTGGCGTGGCTGCGTGGTGACGAAGACGCGTTGACGATCCCCGGCCCCTACGGCAGCCCCTCCCGCGAGGACCAGCCGGACCTCGCGGACGTGGTCGGCCAGCCGGAAGCCAGGTGGGCTCTGGAAGTCGCGGCGGCAGGCGGCCACCACCTGCTGCTCGTCGGCCCGCCGGGCACGGGCAAGACAATGCTGGCCCGTCGACTGCCCGCCCTGCTCCCGCCGCTCACCCACGAGCAGTCGCTGGAAGTCACGGCAGTCCACTCCGTCGCCGGGTTGCTGAAGCCGGACACCCCGCTGATCAAGAGCCCGCCGTTCTTCGCGCCGCACCACACGACCTCGGTCGCGGCCCTGGTCGGCGGAGGTGTCGGTATCGCCAAACCAGGCGGGATCAGCAGCGCGCATCGCGGCGTGGTGTTCCTCGATGAGGCCTGCGAGTTCGCCGCGGACAGGCTGGAGTCGTTGCGTACAGCGATGGAAGAAGGGGAGATCCGCCTTGCCCGCAGAGACGGTGTCGTCCGCTATCCGGCGAGATTCCAGCTCGTGCTGGCGACCAATCCTTGTCCGTGCGCACCGCCGCGCGAAACTGAGTGCGAGTGCCCGCCGAACACCAAACGCAGATACTTCGCCAAGCTGTCCGGCCCATTCCTGGACAGGGTGGACATCAGGGTCCGGATGCGGCCGCTGACCGCGATGTCCACGAAGGATGGCGAGGACCCCGAGCCGACCGATGAGGTCCGGAAGAGAGTCTGGCAGGCCAGGGATCGAGCGCGGCAACGCTGGTCCGGTCACGGCTGGACGACGAACGCCGAAGTCCCCGGTCCCTCGCTCTGGCGTGAGTTCGCCCTGCCCCGCCAGGCGACCGCGCTGCTCAACAACGGACTCAAAACCGGCACCCTCAGCGGAAGAGGAGCGGACAGATGCCTCCGAGTCGCCTGGACACTGGCGGACCTGGCCGGAGCCGACCAGCCAGACGCCGGACACGTCGCCACAGCCCTCGACTTCCGCGACCGGAGAGCAGCCTGA
- the rpsP gene encoding 30S ribosomal protein S16 — MAVKIKLQRLGKIRSPYYRIIVADARSRRSGKAIEIIGRYAPKEEPSFIEVNSERAQYWLGVGAQPTDPVQHLFEITGDWQKFKGLPGTEGTLKVKEPKADKAELFAAALAAAGEEPVTEATTPKKKSSKKADAKADEAKADEGAKEDA, encoded by the coding sequence GTGGCAGTCAAGATCAAGCTGCAGCGTCTCGGAAAGATCCGGTCGCCGTACTACCGCATCATCGTCGCCGACGCGCGCAGCCGTCGTAGCGGTAAGGCCATCGAGATCATCGGCCGCTACGCCCCGAAAGAGGAGCCGAGCTTCATCGAGGTGAACTCGGAGCGTGCGCAGTACTGGCTGGGTGTCGGCGCGCAGCCGACCGACCCGGTGCAGCACCTGTTCGAGATCACCGGTGACTGGCAGAAGTTCAAGGGCCTGCCGGGCACCGAGGGCACGCTGAAGGTCAAGGAGCCCAAGGCCGACAAGGCGGAGCTGTTCGCGGCCGCGCTGGCCGCCGCGGGCGAGGAGCCGGTGACCGAGGCGACCACGCCGAAGAAGAAGAGCAGCAAGAAGGCCGACGCCAAGGCTGACGAGGCCAAGGCGGATGAGGGCGCCAAGGAAGACGCGTGA
- a CDS encoding ribonuclease HII, which produces MSLRPPRVPIRRDGGTWAMQSALERRGLGPVVGVDEAGRGACAGPLVVASCMLRPGDAAKFGDLTDSKLMSPLARDRMYDTVRARAVDYAVVVIPPDEVDSRGVGYANLEGMRRAVAWLDVHPGYVLTDGFRVSGFTAPSMAVIKGDAAVACIAAASVLAKVTRDRIMGELHEELPVYGFDEHKGYITGRHHAALREHGPSAVHRWSYSNVAFAGIKHGLRPPRRVALSVAAADVVHNGGSPRQGAESGRGGARVG; this is translated from the coding sequence ATGAGCCTGCGCCCGCCGCGCGTGCCCATCCGGCGTGACGGCGGGACCTGGGCGATGCAGAGCGCGTTGGAACGTCGTGGCCTCGGTCCGGTCGTCGGGGTCGACGAGGCCGGTCGCGGTGCGTGCGCGGGACCGCTCGTGGTGGCCTCGTGCATGCTGAGGCCCGGTGACGCGGCGAAGTTCGGCGATCTCACCGATTCCAAGCTGATGTCGCCGTTGGCGCGGGACCGGATGTACGACACCGTGCGTGCGCGTGCGGTGGATTACGCGGTCGTCGTGATTCCACCCGATGAGGTGGATTCCCGCGGTGTGGGATACGCGAATCTGGAGGGCATGCGCCGGGCGGTCGCGTGGCTGGACGTGCACCCTGGATACGTGCTCACCGACGGTTTCCGCGTCTCGGGGTTCACCGCGCCCAGCATGGCGGTGATCAAGGGCGACGCGGCTGTGGCGTGTATCGCAGCCGCTTCGGTGCTCGCCAAGGTGACCAGGGACCGGATAATGGGTGAGTTGCACGAGGAGCTACCGGTCTACGGGTTCGACGAGCACAAGGGCTACATCACCGGCAGGCACCACGCCGCGCTCCGGGAGCACGGTCCCAGCGCGGTACACCGGTGGTCGTACTCGAACGTGGCGTTCGCAGGTATCAAGCACGGTCTGCGCCCGCCGCGCCGAGTGGCGTTGAGTGTGGCGGCGGCCGACGTGGTTCACAATGGGGGCTCCCCTCGGCAAGGGGCGGAATCAGGACGAGGAGGAGCTCGGGTCGGATGA
- the rplS gene encoding 50S ribosomal protein L19 has product MNTLDALDAQSLRSDIPDFRPGDTLKVQVRVIEGSRSRVQEFQGVVIRRQGGGVRETFTVRKISYGVGVERTFPVHSPNVAKIEVAKRGDVRRAKLYYLRELRGKAAKIKEKRDAPSGA; this is encoded by the coding sequence ATGAACACCCTGGATGCACTGGACGCCCAGTCGCTGCGTTCCGACATCCCGGACTTCCGGCCGGGCGACACCCTCAAGGTCCAGGTCCGCGTCATCGAGGGCTCGCGCTCGCGAGTCCAGGAGTTCCAGGGCGTCGTGATCCGTCGCCAGGGCGGTGGCGTTCGCGAGACCTTCACCGTTCGCAAGATCTCCTACGGCGTCGGCGTCGAGCGCACCTTCCCGGTGCACTCCCCGAACGTGGCCAAGATCGAGGTCGCCAAGCGCGGTGACGTCCGCCGGGCCAAGCTCTACTACCTGCGCGAACTGCGCGGCAAGGCTGCCAAGATCAAGGAGAAGCGCGACGCTCCTTCGGGCGCGTGA
- the rimM gene encoding ribosome maturation factor RimM (Essential for efficient processing of 16S rRNA), producing MDVVVGRVAKAHGIRGELAVEVRTDSPEQRFAVGSVVAARLRDGSSRPLTLATIRTHGERLLVTFDEVPDRNGAEALRGALLLADTDALPPTDDPDEFYDHELEGLSAVLTDGTVVGVVREVVHSPAGELLAVDQDGREILVPFVREIVPEVDTAGRRVVLDPPEGLLD from the coding sequence ATGGATGTCGTCGTCGGCCGCGTGGCCAAGGCGCACGGGATCCGCGGTGAACTCGCCGTGGAAGTGCGCACAGACTCTCCCGAGCAGCGTTTCGCTGTCGGCTCGGTCGTGGCCGCGCGGCTGCGCGACGGATCGTCCAGGCCGTTGACGCTCGCCACCATCCGGACGCACGGCGAGCGGTTGCTCGTCACGTTCGACGAGGTGCCCGACCGCAACGGCGCCGAGGCGCTGCGAGGTGCGTTGCTCCTCGCGGACACGGACGCGTTGCCGCCCACGGACGATCCCGACGAGTTCTACGACCACGAACTCGAAGGGCTGTCCGCTGTGCTGACCGACGGCACTGTGGTCGGTGTCGTCCGCGAGGTCGTGCACAGCCCGGCGGGTGAACTGCTGGCCGTCGATCAGGACGGCCGCGAAATCCTCGTGCCGTTCGTGCGCGAGATCGTTCCCGAGGTGGACACCGCCGGGCGCCGCGTGGTGCTCGACCCGCCTGAGGGCTTGCTGGACTGA
- a CDS encoding YraN family protein, with product MKTTVKTPAKTGNPHHELGRRGEDLAVAYLTGQGLVVLDRNWRCRDGELDLILTDGSIVVVCEVKTRAGTDFGHPAEAVDDRKARRVRRLTNTWLAAYRVPWCELRFDIVAITWPAGQMPRIHHMKDAF from the coding sequence ATGAAAACCACGGTGAAAACCCCTGCGAAAACCGGAAACCCGCACCACGAGCTGGGCCGCAGAGGCGAAGACCTCGCGGTCGCCTACCTGACCGGCCAAGGCCTCGTGGTCCTCGACCGCAATTGGCGCTGCCGCGACGGCGAGCTGGACCTGATCCTCACCGACGGTTCCATAGTGGTCGTGTGCGAGGTGAAAACCCGTGCGGGAACGGACTTCGGCCACCCGGCGGAAGCTGTGGACGATCGGAAAGCAAGACGCGTCAGAAGGCTGACCAACACCTGGCTGGCCGCATACCGCGTCCCGTGGTGCGAGCTGCGCTTCGACATCGTCGCGATCACGTGGCCCGCGGGGCAGATGCCGCGAATCCACCACATGAAGGACGCGTTCTGA
- a CDS encoding IS110 family transposase — MLTAGCTVVRVPTQLMVASRRGGCKPGKSDPIDARAALREPKLAVAHLDGPTFEVKLLTDYRHDLVVQRTELINRLHRHLHEIDLEPQTAASASTTSLTSWDHRVVDHTGVVARIAGMGTRQMPSRTAPMEHLGVC; from the coding sequence CTGCTCACGGCAGGCTGCACGGTGGTGCGAGTGCCGACACAGCTGATGGTGGCCTCTCGCCGAGGTGGATGTAAGCCAGGTAAGTCCGACCCGATTGACGCTCGCGCGGCTCTACGCGAACCGAAGTTGGCCGTGGCCCACTTGGACGGACCCACTTTCGAGGTGAAGCTGCTGACGGACTATCGACACGACCTGGTGGTCCAACGCACTGAGTTGATCAACCGACTGCACCGGCATCTGCACGAAATCGACCTCGAACCGCAGACCGCAGCCAGCGCCTCGACGACGTCATTGACGAGTTGGGACCACCGCGTGGTTGATCACACTGGTGTCGTAGCGCGTATTGCCGGAATGGGGACACGCCAGATGCCGAGCCGAACGGCACCTATGGAGCACCTGGGTGTGTGCTGA
- the pcaD gene encoding 3-oxoadipate enol-lactonase — protein MKPVEVHRTIEGPPDAPVLVLSGSVGSTLDMWLPQREALSGEYRVISYDHRGHGKSPVPPGPYEIADLAGDVLAMLDQLEIEKAHFCGLSLGGAVGMWLSRYHPHRIDQVVLACTSSWFGPAEFWAERAASVRANGMEWLAESTLTRWLSKDFADAEQKAAIRTMVANTPRDGYISACAALGAWDFADQLAEIPTPTLAIAGAEDPATPPDHLRDIAAAIPRSRLVVLDGAAHLANVERPVEFNDLLRAHLLG, from the coding sequence GTGAAACCCGTCGAGGTGCACCGGACGATCGAAGGCCCGCCGGACGCGCCCGTCCTCGTCCTCTCCGGCTCGGTGGGCAGCACCCTCGACATGTGGCTGCCGCAACGCGAAGCCCTGTCCGGCGAATACCGCGTGATCAGCTACGACCACCGCGGGCACGGCAAGTCACCCGTGCCGCCGGGGCCGTACGAGATCGCGGACCTCGCCGGCGACGTGCTGGCCATGCTCGACCAGCTGGAGATCGAGAAGGCCCACTTCTGCGGCCTGTCGCTCGGCGGCGCGGTGGGCATGTGGCTCAGCCGGTACCACCCGCACCGGATCGACCAGGTCGTGCTCGCGTGCACGTCGTCGTGGTTCGGCCCGGCCGAGTTCTGGGCCGAACGGGCCGCGAGCGTCCGGGCCAACGGCATGGAGTGGCTGGCCGAATCCACCCTCACCCGGTGGCTGAGCAAAGACTTCGCCGACGCGGAACAGAAAGCCGCGATCAGGACGATGGTCGCGAACACCCCGCGGGACGGCTACATCAGCGCCTGCGCCGCGCTGGGCGCGTGGGACTTCGCCGACCAGCTCGCCGAGATCCCCACGCCGACGCTGGCCATCGCGGGCGCTGAAGACCCAGCGACACCCCCGGATCACTTGAGGGACATCGCCGCCGCGATCCCGCGCAGCCGCCTGGTCGTGTTGGACGGCGCCGCGCACCTGGCCAACGTCGAGCGGCCGGTCGAGTTCAACGACCTGCTCAGGGCGCACCTGCTGGGCTGA
- a CDS encoding LamB/YcsF family protein → MDLNSDLGEGFGVWTLGDDAALLGVVTSANVACGFHAGDPRTMRAVCDLAASHGVAIGAQVSYRDLAGFGRRFIDVDPVELADDVLYQIGALSAFAAAAGVRVAYVKPHGALYNAVVHHEEQAAAVVAGVRAWGEVPVLGLPGSAFLTAASAAGLRTVGEAFADRGYTPAGTLVPRREAGALLTDTAAVVERALRLASDRQIVAVDGTVVDASTVESLCLHGDTPGAVQHAQAVRAALEDTGVTLTAF, encoded by the coding sequence ATGGACCTCAACAGCGACCTCGGCGAAGGCTTCGGCGTCTGGACGCTCGGTGACGACGCGGCCCTGCTCGGCGTGGTCACGTCGGCGAACGTGGCATGCGGTTTCCACGCGGGCGACCCGCGCACGATGCGTGCGGTGTGCGACCTGGCGGCGTCGCACGGGGTCGCGATCGGCGCGCAGGTGTCCTATCGGGATCTGGCCGGGTTCGGCAGGCGGTTCATCGACGTGGACCCGGTGGAACTGGCCGACGACGTGCTGTACCAGATCGGTGCCCTGTCCGCCTTCGCCGCGGCTGCCGGAGTGCGCGTGGCGTACGTGAAGCCGCACGGCGCTCTGTATAACGCCGTTGTTCACCATGAGGAACAAGCGGCCGCGGTTGTCGCCGGGGTCAGGGCATGGGGCGAGGTACCCGTTCTCGGCCTCCCCGGCTCGGCTTTCCTGACGGCCGCGTCCGCCGCTGGGCTGCGGACCGTCGGCGAGGCTTTCGCGGACCGTGGCTACACGCCTGCCGGGACGCTCGTGCCCCGCCGTGAAGCAGGTGCGTTGCTCACCGACACGGCCGCGGTCGTCGAACGCGCGTTGCGGCTGGCGTCGGACCGTCAGATTGTCGCCGTGGACGGGACCGTGGTGGACGCGTCGACCGTCGAGTCGTTGTGCCTGCATGGCGACACGCCAGGCGCTGTACAGCACGCTCAGGCCGTGCGCGCCGCGCTGGAGGACACCGGGGTCACGCTCACCGCATTCTGA
- a CDS encoding Kelch repeat-containing protein → MIPRVVVIAFALILSACSTPAPAPTAQGKAPVPQAASAIAAGWERAAAAPVKLGEVGAAVFKGKIWTAGGFTADQQPTTKVLVFDPVNNYWRSGPDAPEAVHHPAMVAAGDKLYLIGGYVVPHDATAHVWVLDPSGQSWVAGPPLPEKRAAGAAAWDGKRVVFGGGTFVEGQPRGDVFALENDTWRRLGAFSKAREHLGAATDGNGTVWFLAGRNTSGPQADNDIVKGDTVSPTTPMPIARGGVAGFYAGEARGGCSAGGEDVQGTYGEVQCVNANGEVSNLPNLGIPRHGIGAVVVDNTAYVLLGGSKPNLVAMTDVVEKLPLS, encoded by the coding sequence ATGATCCCTCGCGTCGTGGTCATCGCATTCGCCCTGATCCTCAGCGCCTGCTCCACTCCAGCTCCCGCACCGACCGCCCAGGGGAAGGCGCCTGTGCCGCAGGCGGCGTCCGCCATCGCGGCGGGCTGGGAGCGTGCGGCCGCCGCGCCCGTGAAACTCGGCGAGGTCGGCGCGGCGGTCTTCAAAGGCAAGATCTGGACGGCCGGTGGTTTCACCGCCGACCAGCAGCCCACCACCAAGGTCCTGGTCTTCGACCCGGTGAACAACTACTGGCGGTCGGGGCCCGACGCGCCCGAAGCTGTGCACCACCCGGCGATGGTCGCCGCAGGCGACAAGCTCTACCTGATCGGCGGCTACGTGGTGCCCCACGACGCCACCGCGCACGTCTGGGTCCTCGACCCGTCAGGCCAGTCCTGGGTAGCCGGTCCGCCTCTGCCGGAGAAGAGGGCGGCGGGCGCAGCGGCGTGGGACGGCAAGCGCGTCGTGTTCGGCGGCGGCACCTTCGTGGAAGGCCAGCCCCGCGGTGACGTGTTCGCACTGGAGAACGACACCTGGCGCAGGCTGGGCGCGTTCTCGAAAGCCCGCGAACACCTCGGCGCCGCAACGGACGGAAACGGGACCGTCTGGTTCCTCGCAGGCCGCAACACCTCAGGCCCGCAAGCAGACAACGACATCGTGAAGGGCGACACGGTCAGCCCGACGACACCGATGCCCATCGCCCGCGGCGGCGTGGCCGGGTTCTACGCGGGAGAAGCCCGAGGCGGCTGCAGTGCCGGCGGAGAAGACGTGCAGGGCACGTACGGCGAAGTGCAGTGCGTGAACGCGAACGGAGAGGTGAGCAACCTCCCGAACCTCGGCATCCCGCGGCACGGCATCGGCGCAGTAGTGGTCGACAACACCGCCTACGTGCTGCTGGGTGGCTCGAAACCAAACCTGGTCGCGATGACGGACGTGGTCGAGAAACTCCCCCTCTCGTAG
- a CDS encoding DUF2469 domain-containing protein produces MSAEDLEKYETEMELQLYREYRDIVGQFSYVVETERRFYLANSVDVQIRDADGEVYFEVRMSDAWVWDMYRPARFVKNVRVITFKDVNVEELDKPELRLPDEGLGS; encoded by the coding sequence ATGAGTGCGGAGGACCTCGAGAAGTACGAGACCGAGATGGAGCTGCAGCTCTACCGGGAGTACCGCGACATCGTCGGCCAGTTCTCCTACGTGGTGGAGACGGAGCGGCGGTTCTACCTGGCCAATTCGGTCGACGTGCAGATCAGGGACGCGGACGGCGAGGTGTACTTCGAAGTACGCATGTCCGACGCCTGGGTCTGGGACATGTACCGGCCGGCTCGGTTCGTCAAGAACGTCCGGGTGATCACGTTCAAGGACGTGAACGTCGAAGAGCTGGACAAGCCCGAGCTGCGGCTGCCTGACGAAGGGCTGGGGTCCTAG
- the dprA gene encoding DNA-processing protein DprA produces MVTQEQRLACAYLIKVAEPPAPALRRFVVAHGVVAAAAAVRVGDVPESVEAETSARRHIDTAAEDLAVAKRAGARLVTPEDEDWPAWPLLPLTNAAARGLKWASPPLGLWVRGTAPLAEALQRAVSIVGARAATSYGEHVATEMGYGLASRGMTVVSGAAYGIDGAAHKGALNATGSTVAVLACGIDRAYPAGHTALIDRIAAQGLVITEYSPGTTPARHRFLVRNRIIAALGSGTVVVEAGQRSGARNTAASAAALGRVLMVVPGPVTSAMSMGCHDLLREGLATSVGSVAEVIESVGLFGEDLAPKPETTPRPTDGLDSEALRIHEALEPREAHPAERIAEVSGVPLSKVRAVLPALELTGLANRCESGWRRTPPTPT; encoded by the coding sequence ATGGTGACACAAGAACAACGATTGGCTTGCGCGTACCTGATCAAGGTGGCCGAGCCACCCGCGCCCGCGTTGCGACGATTTGTCGTTGCGCATGGCGTTGTTGCCGCTGCGGCAGCGGTGCGTGTTGGCGACGTACCGGAATCCGTCGAAGCGGAGACCTCGGCGAGACGACATATCGACACGGCGGCCGAGGATCTCGCTGTCGCCAAACGTGCCGGGGCGCGATTGGTGACGCCCGAGGATGAAGATTGGCCAGCGTGGCCCTTGCTGCCGTTGACGAACGCTGCGGCTCGCGGCCTGAAGTGGGCAAGCCCGCCGCTAGGCCTCTGGGTGCGCGGCACCGCTCCACTGGCGGAAGCGTTGCAGCGCGCGGTGTCCATAGTCGGGGCAAGAGCAGCGACGTCCTATGGCGAGCACGTCGCGACCGAGATGGGCTATGGCCTCGCCAGCCGAGGGATGACGGTTGTCTCTGGCGCGGCCTATGGCATCGATGGCGCCGCGCACAAGGGAGCCCTGAACGCCACCGGCAGCACAGTCGCGGTGCTCGCGTGTGGCATCGACCGTGCCTATCCGGCTGGTCACACCGCCTTGATCGACCGAATCGCCGCCCAAGGCCTCGTCATCACCGAGTACTCACCAGGCACAACCCCAGCCAGACACCGCTTCCTCGTACGCAACAGAATCATCGCCGCCCTGGGCTCAGGAACAGTCGTCGTCGAGGCAGGCCAACGCAGCGGCGCACGCAACACCGCAGCCTCCGCCGCAGCCCTGGGCCGAGTACTGATGGTCGTCCCAGGCCCAGTGACTTCCGCGATGTCGATGGGCTGCCACGACCTGCTCAGAGAAGGCCTCGCCACCTCAGTGGGTTCCGTCGCCGAAGTCATCGAATCCGTGGGTCTCTTCGGCGAAGACCTGGCACCGAAACCAGAAACCACCCCCCGCCCCACCGACGGCTTGGATAGTGAAGCCCTCCGCATCCATGAAGCCCTCGAACCCCGGGAGGCCCACCCCGCCGAACGCATCGCCGAGGTCTCCGGCGTCCCACTCTCCAAAGTCCGCGCAGTACTACCCGCCCTCGAACTGACCGGCCTCGCCAACCGCTGCGAATCCGGCTGGCGAAGAACACCCCCAACCCCAACCTGA
- the lepB gene encoding signal peptidase I, which yields MVNPVHPNAPEDDPERPEEVTGKLESEKSETPEPGIYESRRGRSSKSDPDDESESGKKPKKKKMSFWKELPILIVVALVLVFLIQQFLARVYVIPSGSMEQTLHGCPTCQGDRILVEKVTYYFTDPAPGDVVVFKGPGPWVQNEFDSPRSDNAFVRFLEQLGSVIGLAPPDEKDFVKRVIATGGQTVRGDVDGKVYVNDKPLNEPYVYWEGDAPNGEQAFEPITVPPGALWVMGDNRNNSSDSRRQGGGGLNGVVPVSDVIGKAQVIVLPPGRWGGISDPNPQAMALAPAWQQGIPLGAGVLLAWPVLWTSRRVGSAVTRSFKGSDRK from the coding sequence GTGGTTAATCCCGTGCATCCGAACGCACCCGAGGATGATCCCGAACGTCCGGAAGAAGTCACTGGCAAGCTGGAATCCGAAAAGTCCGAAACGCCCGAACCCGGTATTTACGAGTCCAGGCGCGGGCGTTCCAGCAAGAGTGACCCCGATGACGAGTCGGAATCTGGCAAGAAACCCAAAAAGAAGAAGATGTCGTTCTGGAAAGAGCTGCCGATCCTCATCGTCGTGGCTCTGGTCCTGGTCTTCTTGATCCAGCAGTTCCTCGCCAGGGTGTACGTCATCCCATCGGGATCGATGGAACAGACGCTGCACGGGTGCCCGACGTGCCAGGGCGACCGGATCCTCGTGGAGAAGGTCACCTACTACTTCACCGACCCGGCGCCCGGAGACGTGGTCGTCTTCAAGGGCCCGGGTCCGTGGGTGCAGAACGAATTCGACAGTCCGCGCTCGGACAACGCGTTCGTCCGTTTCCTGGAGCAGCTCGGCTCGGTGATCGGCCTCGCGCCGCCGGACGAGAAGGACTTCGTCAAGCGCGTGATCGCCACCGGTGGCCAGACGGTCCGCGGTGACGTCGACGGCAAGGTCTACGTCAACGACAAGCCGCTCAACGAGCCGTACGTGTACTGGGAAGGCGACGCGCCCAACGGCGAGCAGGCCTTCGAACCGATCACGGTTCCGCCGGGCGCGCTGTGGGTGATGGGCGACAACCGCAACAACTCGTCCGACTCGCGCAGGCAGGGCGGTGGCGGCCTCAACGGTGTCGTGCCCGTGTCCGACGTGATCGGCAAGGCGCAGGTGATCGTGCTGCCGCCGGGCCGGTGGGGCGGCATCTCCGACCCGAACCCGCAGGCGATGGCTCTGGCGCCCGCGTGGCAGCAGGGCATCCCGCTGGGCGCGGGCGTGCTGCTGGCGTGGCCGGTGCTGTGGACCTCGCGTCGAGTGGGCAGTGCGGTCACACGTTCGTTCAAGGGTTCCGATCGGAAGTAG
- the trmD gene encoding tRNA (guanosine(37)-N1)-methyltransferase TrmD — MRIDVVTIFPEYLTPLRAALLGKAIDKGLLDVRVHDLRDWTHDVHKAVDDSPYGGGPGMVMKPQIWGDALDSVCVGETPRLVVPTPAGKPFTQAMARSYATESRLVFACGRYEGIDQRVIDDAARRMPVDEVSIGDYVLVGGEVAVMVMVEAVARLLPGVLGNPASAEQDSFSDGLLEGPSYTRPEVWREFAVPDVLRSGNHAAIDRWRRDRAIERTFERRPDLLEHLPQDALDKRDRALLDQLRAGAISPPP; from the coding sequence ATGCGCATCGACGTCGTCACGATCTTCCCCGAGTACCTGACGCCCCTGCGGGCCGCGTTGCTCGGCAAAGCCATCGACAAGGGCCTGCTGGACGTACGCGTCCACGACCTGCGCGACTGGACGCACGACGTGCACAAGGCCGTCGACGACAGCCCATACGGCGGCGGCCCGGGCATGGTCATGAAGCCCCAGATATGGGGCGACGCCCTGGACTCCGTGTGCGTCGGTGAGACGCCGCGGTTGGTCGTTCCCACGCCCGCGGGCAAGCCGTTCACCCAGGCCATGGCGCGTTCGTACGCCACGGAATCCCGCCTGGTGTTCGCATGCGGCCGTTATGAGGGCATCGACCAACGCGTGATCGACGACGCCGCTCGCCGCATGCCTGTGGACGAGGTCTCCATCGGCGACTACGTGCTTGTCGGCGGCGAGGTCGCGGTGATGGTGATGGTCGAGGCCGTCGCCCGTCTGCTGCCGGGCGTGCTGGGCAACCCCGCCTCGGCCGAGCAGGACTCGTTCTCCGACGGCCTGCTCGAAGGCCCCAGCTACACCCGCCCGGAGGTCTGGCGGGAGTTCGCGGTGCCGGACGTGCTGCGCTCCGGCAACCACGCGGCGATCGACCGCTGGCGCCGTGACAGGGCCATCGAGCGCACCTTCGAACGCCGCCCTGACCTGCTCGAACACCTCCCGCAGGACGCGCTGGACAAACGTGACCGGGCGTTGCTCGACCAGCTGCGCGCAGGGGCGATTTCGCCCCCGCCATGA
- a CDS encoding RNA-binding protein, which produces MSFLADSLEHLVRGIVDHPDEVRVELVTTRRGRTLEVHVHPEDLGKVIGRGGRTATALRTVMAGIGGRGVRVDVVDTDH; this is translated from the coding sequence GTGAGCTTCCTCGCGGACTCGCTCGAGCACCTGGTGCGCGGGATCGTCGACCACCCGGACGAAGTCCGGGTGGAGCTGGTCACCACGCGCCGGGGTCGCACTCTCGAGGTCCACGTCCACCCCGAAGATCTCGGCAAGGTGATCGGCAGGGGTGGCCGGACGGCCACCGCCCTGCGCACGGTCATGGCGGGGATCGGCGGCCGGGGTGTCCGCGTGGACGTGGTGGACACAGACCACTAG